The genomic interval GCTTTTGTTCTTCTTTCTTTGGAAGTTTAATTGTAAGAATTCCGTTTTTCTGCTCTGCAGAAATCTTGTTTACATCAACAGTTGATGGCAACTGGAATGACCTCTGGAATGAACCGTAAGCCCTTTCAATTCTGTGATAGTTTTCCTTTTTAACCTCTTCTTCAAACTTTCTTTCGCCCTTGATTGTTAGCATGTTGTTTTCAACTGTTACTTCAATGTCTTTTTCATTCATTCCAGGCACTTCGGCCTTGATAACAATTTCGTTTTCTGTTTCATAGATATCTACAGCAGGTACCCACGCACCTGTGAGGAATTCGTCATCAGTTGCTGGAAGCAATCCTTCATCAAACATCTTGTTGAGTCTTTCAGATAATGTCATTAATTCTCTGAAAGGATTGTACCTTGTGATTGCCATAGCCACCTCCTTTAACAGGATTTGTTTTCAAAATCCAGTATTAATATAAAACTTGATAAAAATCTTGTCAAGTATTTTTAAAAATTTTTTTTAGATTTTTGAATTGTTAAAGATTGACAGTATTGAGGTGTTTAAATTGATGGGGGGTAGTTGTTGTGAGTAGATTGTGTGGGATATATTTTATAAAGATGTTATAAAATAATTTTATTTTACTGTTGACATATTTAGTCTCGGGAATTAATTTCTAAATGAGAAAACATTACGGAGGGTTATATGATAGTGAAAAAGGTTCACGCTGAGATGTTGCTTAAACTTTTAAATGAGAAAAAAAAGGGAGAGCATTTAACTGTTCTTGAAGAGAAAAATGAAAATGTAATCAGGGTTCTTGAAAGGGAAGGGCTATTATCCCTTGATTCTAATTTAAACGCAAGGCTTACCTATGCAGGTGAGGGGATTGCCATTCTTTTAAATGAGTTAATAGAGAGTGGGAAATTGTCTCCTGTGGATAAGTGGGAAGATGATTGGAAATGGCTTGGCTCTTCTGTAATTGCAATGCTTGATTCCGCTCAAAAGGGTGGAAAGGTAACAGATGTATCCCTGAAGCCTTTACAAGATAGAGGCTTTGTTGAAAAGGTAAAGGATGATAAAACAAAGAAAGAGTTTTATCAGGTTAATGAGGCTGGAAAAGTTATTTTAGATTTGTTTAAAAAGGCAAGTCCACTGCTTGTTATTTCTTCTGAGCTTGCAAATTTTATTAGAGAATTGCCTGCGGGACCAACACTTTCTTCAAGAATAACAGGGAATAAATATTATGAACACCTTTTAGAGGCAATGAGGTTAATTGCTTACAGTGTTCCATCTTCTGATATTTTTGCTTTTACAGCTTTAGGCCAGGCTGTTAAAAATGCCCTTGAAACAGGTGGGTTTGTTTCTGAAGGGTATGTGATAACACCAGACATTCTCATTTCTCTTGCTGAGTTAATTGATGGAAATGAGATTTCTGATAAGGCTTTAACCTGGTTGCAGGCACTTGCCTTTGTTGATTCTGAAAAGAATCTCCTACCTGCAGGGGAATGGGCTATGGAGGCTTACAGGCTGTGGAAGAAAGAGGCAAGGACTGATTTGTGGAGTTTTTCTCTGGAAGAGGAAGAGGTTGCAGTTCTTGAGGTAATTGAAATTTTGTGGAAGAAAAATAAAGAAAATCCCGAAATAGCCCCAACTTTTGAACAGATAAAAAAGGAACTTGTTGATAGAAAAATTAAAGAGTATAAAAAGCTTCTTGATAAATATGGTAAAAAGATTAAAGAAATGCCTGAAAAATACAGAAAGATTGCTGAAGAGTTTGCAGAGGCTAAAAACTATGAAAAATGGTTTGACGATAACTTTAATTTAAGGATTGCTCTGTTTTCCCTTGAGTCTTTTAACTTGATTGAAACAGTGACAAACGATAATTTTAAGGAATTGTTCTCTTTAACAGAGTATGGAGAAAAGGTGCTTGAAGACCAGAAGATTAAAAGAAGAGAGATTAGTTCAAGTTCTGTTAAGTCAATTACAATGACGAGAAAGGAATTCTCTTCTCCGAATATTGAGTGGTATGAAAAAGCAAAGGAAGAAGGCTTAATAGGAAGCAATGAACCTACAAAATCTGGGTATTTTTATGCTTACCTTGCTGAAAATATTGAAAGAAAACCGTATTTAACAAAGTATGAGCACGAGATATTTAAAATGATTCCTGAAAAAGGAGTAACCGTTGATGAAGTTTTGTCTAAAGCAAAAAATGATGATGAAAAACGAAAATTAAAGTGGGCTTTAGAAAAATTAGAGGCAAGGCATTTTATAGAAATCTTGCCTGACGGCAATATTGTTGAGACAGAGGCGGGAAAATTAATGGATAAGGCATTAGGTGGAGTTGCCTCTGGTTTTGCAACACCGGTTACCCCTGTAATGTACAGGGTGATTAAGGCTTTAAAAGAGGTTGGTTCTCTCTATCAAACTGAGAAAAAGGTAAGGATTTTACCTAAAAAATACAAAGAGGCTGTTAAGAAAAGTGGTTTGTCAGAAGAAGTTTTCGCAGAGGCATTTAATATTTGCAAAAAGGCTGGTTTTGTTGGGGTAAACACGGTAAATGAAACAGGATTATTGCTTTTAGAGGCGGTTGATTTGATGAATCCTGAGGAAACACTTGAAGGTTATACCGATATTTACGAGTACAAAAAAGGAACTGTAAAAGAGTAATTTTAAAGTTTGCAGGGGGCATTAAGCCCCCTTATTTTTTTGTAATTTAGTTTAAGACTATGAAAAAATAATTAAAGGTTTTTGTTTTTTATTTCAGAATTTTTTTCAAAAGGTCTGAAAGACGGTTTTTTAGTATTTCAAGGCCTGTTGGAATATTTTCAAAGTGAGATTTTTGGTTTTCTTCAGTGTTGAGTGTGTCTGTAACTGTTTTAATTGCTATTAAGTCAGGTGTCTTCTTTGCAATGTAAAAGCATTCCATATCAATTAAATCAATTCCTGCTTGAAAAAGAGAGTTTTTTTCCTCTCTGTTAAATACAGGTTTTCTAACCGTTGCAAGGGATAAATTTTTCTTTAAAGCAAATTGCTCATTGCTTTTAAGAGGGATTACTGTGTTGAATTTAGAATATACTGTTACTTTTGCAGGGAAAATTGTTTCAAAGAGAGAGAGTTCAGGATTTACACTTCCGCATACCCCGGCATTAATAATAAATTTAAAATCTTCAAAAGGGATTTTCTCAAGGTTTTCAATGCAATTTTCCCCTATTCCAATGTCAATAATCTCAATTTTCTTTTCCTCTATTAACCTTTTAGTAAATTGATGAGAGGCAAGTGACTTTTTTTCTTTTTTTGTTGAAGTTAGAATTAAAATATCTCTTTTTCCGATTTTAAACTCCTCGTCATTAACTCTTTTACCCCTAATTTCGGGTCTTTTTTGTCATAAATAATTTCATAAACCTTTTCTGATATTGGCATTTCAACCCCTGTTTTTTCAACAAGTTGCTTCACTGAGATAGCGGTTTTTACACCCTCTGCCACCATTCTCATATGGGACATTATCTCTTCAATTGTCTTGCCTTTGCCTAATTCCCTGCCAACTGAAAAGTTTCTTGAAAGGGTTGATGTGCAGGTTAATACAAGGTCTCCCATTCCTGCCAATCCGGGAAAGGTTTCAGGCTCTCCTCCTAAAACAAGCCCTATCCTTGTTATTTCCACAAGCCCCCTTGTTATAAGGGCAGCCCTTGTGTTTGCACCATAGCCCAATCCATCAACCATACCAGATGCAAGGGCTATTACATTTTTTAAAGCACCGCAAACCTCAATGCCTGCAACATCTGTGGTTCTATATAATCTAAAGTATTCGCTTGCAAAAGCGTGTTGAACCTCTTTTGCTGTTTCTTCGTCAGGAAATGCAACTGTAACTGCTGTTGGGTATTTTTTTGCAACCTCTTTGGCAAATGAAGGGCCTGAAATTACCCCTATATGCTCAACTCCAACTGGGTCTAAAAATTCATGTAAGATTTCTGTTACCCTTTTTAATGTGTTATTTTCAATTCCCTTGGATGCAGAGAGAAAAATCATATCTTTTTTTACAAATGGAAGGAATTGTGGAATTACATGCCTGTAAACTTGAGTTGGAACAACAGTTAAAACCACCTCTGCTTCATCAAGACAGAATTCAAAGTCAAATGATGGCGTCAGGTTTTCTGGAAAAGGAAATCCAGGAAGGTAAATTACATTTTCTCTTTTATTTATAATATCTTCAGCACCTTCTTCCTTGTAAACCCAGAGTCTTACCCTATGACCAATGTCTGCAAGGTATAATGCCAATGCGGTTCCCCAGCTTCCAGCTCCAATTACCGCTATTTTCATAACCCCTCCCGCAAATTAAATTTTAATTAGAATATCATAATTTGAGGTGGTTTTAAAGGTTTAAGGTGTAATTGGTTTTGTGTTTTAAATTTGTAATTTGTAGTTAAATAAGGGATTTTCTCCTTTATTCGCCAGATAGTTTAAAAGATTTTA from Thermotomaculum hydrothermale carries:
- a CDS encoding NAD(P)H-dependent glycerol-3-phosphate dehydrogenase, with translation MKIAVIGAGSWGTALALYLADIGHRVRLWVYKEEGAEDIINKRENVIYLPGFPFPENLTPSFDFEFCLDEAEVVLTVVPTQVYRHVIPQFLPFVKKDMIFLSASKGIENNTLKRVTEILHEFLDPVGVEHIGVISGPSFAKEVAKKYPTAVTVAFPDEETAKEVQHAFASEYFRLYRTTDVAGIEVCGALKNVIALASGMVDGLGYGANTRAALITRGLVEITRIGLVLGGEPETFPGLAGMGDLVLTCTSTLSRNFSVGRELGKGKTIEEIMSHMRMVAEGVKTAISVKQLVEKTGVEMPISEKVYEIIYDKKDPKLGVKELMTRSLKSEKEIF
- a CDS encoding DUF505 domain-containing protein, coding for MIVKKVHAEMLLKLLNEKKKGEHLTVLEEKNENVIRVLEREGLLSLDSNLNARLTYAGEGIAILLNELIESGKLSPVDKWEDDWKWLGSSVIAMLDSAQKGGKVTDVSLKPLQDRGFVEKVKDDKTKKEFYQVNEAGKVILDLFKKASPLLVISSELANFIRELPAGPTLSSRITGNKYYEHLLEAMRLIAYSVPSSDIFAFTALGQAVKNALETGGFVSEGYVITPDILISLAELIDGNEISDKALTWLQALAFVDSEKNLLPAGEWAMEAYRLWKKEARTDLWSFSLEEEEVAVLEVIEILWKKNKENPEIAPTFEQIKKELVDRKIKEYKKLLDKYGKKIKEMPEKYRKIAEEFAEAKNYEKWFDDNFNLRIALFSLESFNLIETVTNDNFKELFSLTEYGEKVLEDQKIKRREISSSSVKSITMTRKEFSSPNIEWYEKAKEEGLIGSNEPTKSGYFYAYLAENIERKPYLTKYEHEIFKMIPEKGVTVDEVLSKAKNDDEKRKLKWALEKLEARHFIEILPDGNIVETEAGKLMDKALGGVASGFATPVTPVMYRVIKALKEVGSLYQTEKKVRILPKKYKEAVKKSGLSEEVFAEAFNICKKAGFVGVNTVNETGLLLLEAVDLMNPEETLEGYTDIYEYKKGTVKE
- a CDS encoding Hsp20/alpha crystallin family protein; translated protein: MAITRYNPFRELMTLSERLNKMFDEGLLPATDDEFLTGAWVPAVDIYETENEIVIKAEVPGMNEKDIEVTVENNMLTIKGERKFEEEVKKENYHRIERAYGSFQRSFQLPSTVDVNKISAEQKNGILTIKLPKKEEQKPKKINIKVNK